One Procambarus clarkii isolate CNS0578487 chromosome 47, FALCON_Pclarkii_2.0, whole genome shotgun sequence genomic window, TTTATTTTTTTACATACTGCACTGACTCTAATGTACAATACTAATAATACTACtacttctaataataataataataatacataaccTTCCTGTTTTAGGTGGCCTTCAGGGAGGTCGTGATACACAACTTACTTGTAATAGTATCACGGTCCCCTGATGGACCGTGATGTAGCGTGGTCCCCCACCAAGGGGGACCATGATACATCACAGACTTATTAGAGGTAGCTCCAGAAAACCATGATACATAAACCACTTATTGGAGGATTCTATCAGGAGACGTAATGGTACCTACCTCGAAGCATAGCCCTCGGGTTTGGAATGCTGGCCACTGGGAGCTTTGGAGAATCTTCCATTGGTCGTCGGGGACGCCTTTGAAGGGCTTAAATTTGTGATGTGTCGACTCTTGATGTTGTGTATATTGGAACCTGATATTTTCTCCGACGTCTTCAGTTCTGAAGGTTTATGTGAGGTTGAATGTGGCGTCCGGGAAGTTAGAGGCGGCTTTCCGGAAGTTGAATTAGGTTTTCCAGAGGTCGTAGATGGATTTCCGGAGGTTGCATGTGGCTTTCCAGCGGCTACAGATGGCTTTCCGGAGGTTGAATGTGATTTTCCGAAAGTTGAAGGTTGTTTCCCAGAGGTTGTAGGTGGCTTTCTGTAAGGCCCTGGCGGTCTCTGAGTGGCAATTGTCGTTGGTAAATTCTTCTCGATGCGTATCGCGGAGACGTGTTGTCGTTTGTTGTCGGTAGTCAATTTCGGCTTTCTGTTCATGTCTGCTTTGTGTGCTAAGTTGTACTCGCTATCGGCCTCAATTCCCGAGTCACTGGAACGAGTGGTGCTGGCAGAGGAGCTATCAATGGAGCTCTCGGGTGTTATCGGTCGTGGGGGGATGATTTCATTCAGCATTGTCGCAAATCTAACCaccttcttctttttcttatttCCATCATCCACTTCTATTGTTTCGCCGACGTTTTCAGCCGAATCGTTGCCCTCGACCGGGACTTTGGGTGGAGTAGGTGGTCGATAATCAAGGTCAACGAGCTTGTTCACAACGTCATCAACGTCTTCAGTCGTTTCTGGGGATTTCTGACCGGCGGCAGCGCGCTGTGCCCCAAGAACAACAGGGTTACCATTTCCCATATTAACAACTactggttccttttcaaaatcatAATTATCATCTATGTGATACTGACCGTCGAAGTCTGTGAGCTCCTCATACCCAAGCATCACGTCACAGAGGCTATAAACGAATTTCGGCGGTTCTACAATTTGTCGCATGAAGCCTAACAACGGTTTATTTTCTTTCATATCCAAGAAAGTATCTTCAACTGTCCGAATATGAAGTCCTTCTGAAGTTGAAAACAGAATTGGTGTCTTGAAGTCAATGGTGTCCTTGTTGTTGCTCTTTTGTTTCTTCTGTGATTTCCCAGAGCCATCCTTCTTCTCCGATGTTTGGGTGGTAGGCAGGCGGTTGGCGTAAGGGCGCGTGGGTTTGGGCGAGGCTACATCGACGGAGTTGGGTCTACAGCACATGATGAGGCCCTCACACTTGACTCGCACATCCCTTAGTATGGAAAACACTAAAATTGGCACTAGTACGTCGAAAATGAAACGGAACCACACGGCCACTGTATCAAAGACCGACGTGTCTAGTATCTCTGGAATGAGACCTTCGTTCACGGTAATGTTGGACATGTCAGGCGTCATGTCTGAGGTGATATTGGCGGGGGTCATGTTGACAGCTCTGAGCTGACTCTCGTCAAGCATCGCTCGGGTCACTTTAAAGTTACCGCCGGCCGAGGGTGTGAATAGATTGTAGTTATTGTTTGTGGAGGTATTGGTGGTTTGGTTAGCCCAATGTTGTGTCACCATGGGGTTGATAATGGAGAGGGCGGTGAAGGGCAACCAGAGCACCAAGTACACTATCACTATACACATCGCAAACACCGCGGGATAAAACTCGTTACGGAAATAAGGCGTCATCAAAATTTGCTCAAAGTAACCTATAGTTTGGTTGCCTTTAACCTTCTTTTGTTTTCGGCGCTCCCTGTGGAATATAACCGAGGTGATGCACACCAGCGCCACCATGACAACGGtcggtacacacaccaccagcaccaggtggaTGATGAGGTAATTGTCGTCCAAGGGGTCGGCGACGCAGCACGAGTATCTGTTCCTATACGGTATGCTTTTGATGTAGCCACATACCAGGGGCACTGCCATCAGAAACGACAACACCCACGTTGTGAGAATCATGAGCCAAAATTTGGACTTGGCAGTTTGGAGGAAAGAATTATATTTCTTGGCTGCAGCCAATCTGTCGATTGCCAGCAGCACGACTGCGAAGGCCATCTCGCTGTTCATCATATTAATTGTAAAACTGTTTAAGTAACTTATATCATAACCAAACCTCCACTGTGTGGTGAAGACGTAGCCGATGGCAATACTGAGGTTGAAGAAGCAGTCGACCATACTGGCGAGGCAGAGGTTGATGAGGAGGTGACAGTAGAGGAACCTCTTGAGGGTGTAACTGGTCGACACAGTCACCACTACCATTAGGTTGAGGATGAAGGCCACCAGAAATATCACCGACAGGAAGGAGCCGGCGATTATAGGTGTTGGGTCCTGAGGACACGGGGTGATGATAGGCTTCAATACAAAGCTTCCGTTCACCTGTGACAGCTCAAAACTGATTTGGTAGCCGTCACACATCTTGTCTGAGGCAGTAAGACTTGCACTCTACTACACACTATTATATTTCCTTCTTTTATTCCTCCATTTCCTCAAAACTTGGTTGTGCTCATCTTAACTTACAGTTTCACTTTAAAATAGTtacatataactatatatatacatcttcagTTACGTTGCTTTGAAACAGACGTGTTTGGTTTACACATAAAcaaaaacaatctaagacaaaaaAAAATTACGCAATAAAGTTTTCGAATTCCATTTCCGTTGCTTTATCTGTAACAATATAGCTGGAATGCATTCAAGGGTTGTGGAGTAGGGTGGAGACGGTGGCCCGGAACCCCAAACACCGTCAGCGAGCACTACTTTATACTGTTTCTTCTCCGTGTGATGAGTCTACATGGAGATACGTCCCGTGACCCTTGATAAGGTGCGGTCCTCGTCGCCGCCACATGGTGGGAGGCAGCAAGCCCGCCtccaacaccacctcctcctcctgcaaCCCAGGAAACTCTGTTACAACCGGGTTATTCTATCTGTCTCCTCGTGTAAATTAACATAACAGGAAACTTTCGCACACTACCCTCCATTGCTGGAGGTGAACAGAACACCTGAAAAAGACATATTATGCAATTAACACATGTGTTGGAATGTTCATGTGTGTGTCATTCATGACAATAGCAACTGTGGTGCTTGACTTGAAGTGACTGTAATACTCTTCTAAACAACAAATCTACTGCGGGCTCACCgtggcccgtgctacttgtgttccgggtagcgaatcttaaacaacaacaactaaacaacacacacacacacacacacacacacacacacacacacacacacacacacacacacacacacacacacacacacacacacacacacacacatatatatatatacacacacacatatatacttgTGATCAATTATTCAAAATTATTTGCGATATTGTAACATTTAAATACAACACAAATAGTACTTAATTCAATAATGTTAATGCTAGGACACCAATTCGTGCACAGTAGATACAACGTTAAACAACCTCGTATGTAAACAATTGCAATAAAAATAGTACCTGGCTTTCCTCAGTAGCTTGGGTATTTATAGGACTCGCAAAAGACCAAGGTATATACATTCCTTGGGGATGTATAGTACATCC contains:
- the LOC123762930 gene encoding uncharacterized protein, with the translated sequence MCDGYQISFELSQVNGSFVLKPIITPCPQDPTPIIAGSFLSVIFLVAFILNLMVVVTVSTSYTLKRFLYCHLLINLCLASMVDCFFNLSIAIGYVFTTQWRFGYDISYLNSFTINMMNSEMAFAVVLLAIDRLAAAKKYNSFLQTAKSKFWLMILTTWVLSFLMAVPLVCGYIKSIPYRNRYSCCVADPLDDNYLIIHLVLVVCVPTVVMVALVCITSVIFHRERRKQKKVKGNQTIGYFEQILMTPYFRNEFYPAVFAMCIVIVYLVLWLPFTALSIINPMVTQHWANQTTNTSTNNNYNLFTPSAGGNFKVTRAMLDESQLRAVNMTPANITSDMTPDMSNITVNEGLIPEILDTSVFDTVAVWFRFIFDVLVPILVFSILRDVRVKCEGLIMCCRPNSVDVASPKPTRPYANRLPTTQTSEKKDGSGKSQKKQKSNNKDTIDFKTPILFSTSEGLHIRTVEDTFLDMKENKPLLGFMRQIVEPPKFVYSLCDVMLGYEELTDFDGQYHIDDNYDFEKEPVVVNMGNGNPVVLGAQRAAAGQKSPETTEDVDDVVNKLVDLDYRPPTPPKVPVEGNDSAENVGETIEVDDGNKKKKKVVRFATMLNEIIPPRPITPESSIDSSSASTTRSSDSGIEADSEYNLAHKADMNRKPKLTTDNKRQHVSAIRIEKNLPTTIATQRPPGPYRKPPTTSGKQPSTFGKSHSTSGKPSVAAGKPHATSGNPSTTSGKPNSTSGKPPLTSRTPHSTSHKPSELKTSEKISGSNIHNIKSRHITNLSPSKASPTTNGRFSKAPSGQHSKPEGYASR